From one Triticum urartu cultivar G1812 chromosome 3, Tu2.1, whole genome shotgun sequence genomic stretch:
- the LOC125549160 gene encoding glycine-rich cell wall structural protein 2-like translates to MVGTKLVALGYVVLLSIGLANAARVVRFGSGSATGTGAGGGEGGGTVSGGGSGAGSGTGSGVSSSSGSHASGGGGGGGGGGGQDGGTGYGSGSGSGSGSSQYSQGSSYPYGGGYGGVPRLRTPIMRPHPNILHILGHRHIALREW, encoded by the coding sequence ATGGTAGGCACAAAGCTAGTAGCCCTCGGCTATGTTGTCCTCTTGAGCATTGGACTGGCCAATGCTGCAAGGGTGGTTAGATTCGGCAGTGGAAGCGCCACGGgaacgggggcgggaggaggagagGGTGGGGGAACTGTAAGTGGTGGTGGCTCGGGTGCTGGGAGTGGAACTGGGTCTGGCGTGAGTTCTAGTAGTGGTAGCCATGCAAGcggtggaggtggaggtggcggcggaggcggtggcCAAGATGGTGGAACTGGATATGGTAGCGGGTCCGGCTCTGGCTCTGGTTCCAGTCAATATAGTCAAGGATCTTCATATCCTTATGGTGGTGGCTATGGTGGAGTTCCAAGGCTACGAACCCCCATCATGAGACCACACCCCAATATCCTTCACATCCTCGGTCACCGACACATTGCTTTGAGAGAGTGGTGA